The following proteins are co-located in the Frigidibacter mobilis genome:
- the pdxA gene encoding 4-hydroxythreonine-4-phosphate dehydrogenase PdxA yields the protein MARAPLPVALTCGEPAGIGPEIAVKAWEHLRARLPFFWIGDPAHLPQGAPHQLIDAPEEAFSVAGHALPVLAHPFPEAAIPGTPSPKNAAAVIEVIARAVQLVGRGHASAVCTAPISKKALKDGAGFAHPGHTEYLAHLAGVDRVVMMLACPDLKVVPVTIHVALSEVPRLLTAELLSDTIRITHAALERDFGIEGPRLAVAGLNPHAGEGGTMGLDEIDRIAPVIEALRAEGYAVSGPLPADTMFHPAARARYDAAICMYHDQALIPIKTLDFAGGVNVTLGLPFIRTSPDHGTAFDIAGTGVADPSSLIAALRMATEMAAARAAE from the coding sequence ATGGCCCGCGCCCCGCTGCCGGTGGCCCTGACCTGCGGGGAACCCGCCGGCATCGGCCCCGAGATCGCCGTCAAGGCCTGGGAGCATCTGCGTGCCCGGCTGCCGTTCTTCTGGATCGGCGATCCCGCGCACCTGCCGCAAGGCGCCCCGCATCAGCTGATCGACGCGCCCGAAGAGGCATTTTCCGTCGCCGGCCACGCGCTGCCGGTTCTGGCCCATCCCTTCCCCGAAGCCGCGATCCCCGGCACCCCCTCGCCGAAGAACGCAGCCGCGGTGATCGAGGTGATCGCCCGCGCCGTGCAACTGGTCGGGCGCGGCCATGCCTCTGCCGTCTGCACCGCGCCGATTTCCAAGAAGGCGCTGAAGGATGGCGCCGGCTTTGCCCATCCCGGCCATACCGAATACCTCGCGCATCTGGCCGGGGTCGACCGGGTGGTGATGATGCTCGCCTGCCCCGACCTGAAGGTGGTCCCGGTGACGATCCACGTCGCGCTGTCCGAAGTGCCGCGGCTGCTGACGGCCGAGCTGCTGTCGGACACGATCCGTATCACCCATGCCGCGCTGGAGCGCGATTTCGGCATCGAGGGACCGCGGCTGGCGGTGGCGGGGCTGAACCCCCATGCCGGCGAGGGCGGGACGATGGGCCTCGACGAGATCGACCGCATCGCCCCGGTGATCGAGGCGCTGCGAGCCGAGGGCTATGCCGTCTCGGGCCCGCTACCCGCCGACACCATGTTCCATCCCGCGGCGCGGGCGCGCTATGACGCGGCGATCTGCATGTATCACGATCAGGCGCTGATCCCGATCAAGACGCTGGATTTCGCCGGCGGCGTGAACGTGACGCTGGGGCTGCCGTTCATCCGCACCTCGCCCGATCACGGTACCGCCTTCGACATTGCCGGCACCGGCGTCGCCGATCCCTCCAGCCTGATCGCGGCGCTGCGGATGGCAACCGAGATGGCTGCGGCCCGGGCGGCGGAATGA
- a CDS encoding peptidylprolyl isomerase produces the protein MRNFLSLPALAVAAFAVWSTPVLAQGGQFAAQVFVNDSAITEYELQQRRLFLTLLNAPPEMIEGALDALIDDRLRSNAAKSMGMQANAAQVTAGMEEFAARANLTAEQFVAELEKAGVSAETFRDFVAAGIVWRDVVRARFAGRSRATDAEVERAVTEQGFGPDAPQGPRVLLSEIIIRRAPEEDARARLLADRVATLATTEASFNTAARQYSSAGTRDVGGKLDWMALTNLPEQVRGRIAALKPGGISAPVQVGPGVYAMFLLHERADAPAVLPAGVEALQYAQVLLPGGRSEATLAEAAKIRARADTCDDLYGIASGVPADRLLVQTQPSSALPADLRAELSRLDPGEMSTALTRGDALMVLMLCSRGPLLDTKTVPRDQVRARLQNERLVGFAEAYLAELRAGATIRYP, from the coding sequence ATGCGCAATTTCCTCTCCCTCCCGGCCCTCGCGGTGGCAGCCTTTGCCGTATGGTCAACGCCGGTGCTGGCGCAAGGCGGACAGTTCGCCGCGCAGGTCTTCGTCAATGACAGCGCGATCACCGAATATGAGCTGCAGCAACGCCGCCTGTTCCTGACCCTGCTGAACGCCCCGCCCGAAATGATCGAGGGCGCGCTTGATGCCCTGATCGACGACCGCCTGCGCAGCAATGCCGCCAAATCGATGGGGATGCAGGCGAATGCCGCACAGGTGACGGCGGGGATGGAGGAATTCGCCGCCCGCGCCAACCTGACCGCCGAGCAATTCGTGGCCGAGCTGGAAAAAGCCGGCGTGTCCGCCGAGACCTTCCGCGATTTCGTCGCCGCCGGGATCGTCTGGCGCGACGTGGTGCGCGCCCGCTTTGCCGGCCGCAGCCGCGCCACCGATGCCGAGGTGGAACGTGCCGTGACCGAACAGGGCTTTGGCCCAGACGCGCCGCAGGGCCCGCGGGTGCTGCTGTCGGAAATCATCATCCGCCGCGCCCCCGAGGAGGATGCCCGCGCCCGGCTGCTGGCGGACCGGGTGGCCACGCTTGCCACCACCGAGGCCAGCTTCAACACCGCCGCCCGGCAGTATTCCAGCGCCGGCACCCGCGATGTGGGCGGCAAGCTCGACTGGATGGCGCTGACCAACCTGCCCGAACAGGTGCGCGGCCGCATCGCCGCGCTGAAGCCGGGCGGAATTTCCGCCCCGGTGCAGGTCGGTCCCGGCGTCTATGCGATGTTCCTTCTGCATGAGCGCGCCGATGCGCCCGCGGTGCTTCCCGCCGGCGTCGAGGCGCTGCAATACGCCCAGGTGCTGCTGCCCGGCGGGCGCAGCGAGGCGACGCTGGCCGAAGCCGCGAAGATCCGCGCCCGCGCCGACACCTGCGACGACCTGTACGGCATTGCCAGCGGGGTTCCGGCCGACCGGCTACTGGTGCAGACCCAGCCCTCTTCGGCGCTGCCCGCAGATCTGCGGGCCGAGCTGTCGCGGCTCGACCCCGGCGAGATGTCGACAGCGCTGACCCGCGGCGATGCGCTGATGGTGCTGATGCTGTGCTCGCGCGGACCGCTCCTCGATACCAAGACCGTGCCGCGCGACCAGGTCCGCGCCCGGCTGCAGAACGAACGTCTGGTGGGGTTCGCCGAGGCCTATCTGGCAGAGCTGCGCGCCGGGGCGACGATCCGGTACCCGTGA
- a CDS encoding DUF4167 domain-containing protein — translation MRSSKSRSRSKSNRQRTLGNIINRVFDSSGPEGKVRGTPQQIIDKYLMLARDAQLSNDRVAEQNFLQHAEHYTRMLGEATREMGQEQRAQQGGQSGQQPGQQHGQNGGQNGGGQERYSDSGQQDRGQQDRGQQERGQQERGQQQDRGQQDRSQGGQQDRNRDQRGERLPRDRAPEPMTDPREDGEESGLVETPEMRPQQPRRDRGPQGERRAPRGPKPQAEGEAGAEPRAAEPRSAEPKAEQPQPAQTSEQPTDVRRELTRLAQPEAEAAPAKATKPRTPRKPRAKPTEDSSARAEDTSSAE, via the coding sequence ATGAGATCATCCAAGTCCCGTTCGCGTTCCAAGTCGAACCGTCAGCGCACGCTCGGCAATATCATTAACCGCGTCTTCGACAGTTCGGGACCCGAAGGCAAGGTGCGCGGCACCCCCCAGCAGATCATCGACAAATACCTGATGCTGGCGCGCGATGCCCAGCTGTCGAATGACCGCGTGGCCGAGCAGAACTTCCTGCAGCACGCCGAGCATTACACGCGGATGCTGGGCGAGGCGACGCGCGAGATGGGCCAGGAGCAGCGCGCGCAGCAGGGCGGCCAATCTGGCCAGCAGCCCGGGCAGCAGCATGGCCAGAACGGGGGCCAGAACGGTGGAGGGCAAGAACGCTACTCCGATTCCGGCCAGCAAGATCGGGGTCAGCAAGATCGGGGCCAGCAAGAGCGGGGCCAGCAAGAGCGGGGCCAGCAACAGGACCGTGGCCAGCAAGATCGCAGCCAAGGCGGCCAGCAGGACCGCAACCGCGATCAGCGGGGCGAGCGCCTGCCGCGCGACCGCGCACCCGAGCCGATGACCGATCCGCGCGAGGATGGCGAGGAGAGCGGCCTGGTGGAAACGCCGGAAATGCGCCCGCAGCAGCCACGCCGTGACCGCGGGCCGCAGGGCGAACGCCGCGCGCCGCGCGGGCCCAAGCCGCAGGCGGAAGGGGAGGCTGGTGCCGAACCGCGCGCCGCAGAACCGCGTAGTGCCGAACCGAAAGCCGAACAGCCGCAGCCCGCACAAACCAGCGAGCAACCTACGGACGTGCGGCGCGAGCTGACCCGCCTGGCGCAGCCCGAGGCAGAGGCGGCCCCGGCCAAGGCGACCAAACCGCGCACCCCGCGCAAGCCGCGCGCCAAGCCGACCGAGGATAGCAGCGCGCGCGCCGAGGATACCTCCTCGGCCGAGTGA
- the prfA gene encoding peptide chain release factor 1: MLPTDTLDQITRRFEFLEAKLTAGASPAEIAVLSREYSELKPVVTEIAAWRQAVTDLADAEAMLADPEMRALAEDEIPRLKARIPGMEDRLRLALLPRDAADARPAILEIRPGTGGEEAALFAGDLLRMYQRHAEAQGWRFQMLELAETELGGVKEATARIEGEGVFARLKYESGVHRVQRVPETESGGRIHTSAATVAVLPEAEEVDIDIPTSDIRIDTMRASGAGGQHVNTTDSAVRLTHIPTGIVVTSSEKSQHQNRANAMAVLRARLYDLERSRMESARAADRKAQVGSGDRSERIRTYNFPQGRMTDHRINLTLYSLDRIMGGDLAEIIDALVAQDQAEKLAALEAGA; encoded by the coding sequence ATGCTGCCGACAGACACCCTTGACCAGATCACCCGCCGCTTCGAGTTTCTCGAGGCGAAGCTGACTGCAGGCGCCAGCCCGGCCGAGATCGCGGTGCTGAGCCGGGAATACTCCGAACTGAAGCCGGTGGTCACCGAGATCGCCGCCTGGCGCCAGGCCGTCACCGATCTGGCCGATGCCGAGGCGATGCTGGCCGATCCCGAGATGCGGGCGCTGGCCGAGGACGAGATCCCGCGGCTGAAGGCCCGCATTCCCGGCATGGAGGACCGTCTGCGCCTCGCGCTGCTGCCGCGCGACGCCGCCGATGCGCGCCCGGCGATCCTCGAGATCCGCCCCGGAACCGGGGGCGAGGAGGCGGCGCTGTTCGCGGGCGACCTCTTGCGCATGTATCAGCGCCATGCCGAGGCGCAGGGCTGGCGCTTCCAGATGCTGGAACTGGCGGAAACCGAGCTTGGCGGCGTCAAGGAAGCCACGGCGCGGATCGAGGGCGAGGGGGTCTTTGCCCGGCTGAAATACGAATCGGGCGTGCACCGGGTGCAGCGGGTGCCCGAAACCGAAAGCGGCGGGCGCATCCACACCTCTGCCGCGACGGTGGCGGTGCTGCCCGAGGCCGAGGAGGTGGATATCGACATCCCGACGAGCGATATCCGCATCGACACCATGCGTGCCAGCGGCGCCGGCGGCCAGCATGTGAACACCACCGATTCGGCGGTGCGGCTGACGCATATCCCCACCGGGATCGTGGTCACCAGCTCCGAGAAATCGCAGCACCAGAACCGCGCCAATGCGATGGCGGTGCTGCGGGCGCGGCTTTACGACCTGGAGCGGAGCCGGATGGAGAGCGCCCGCGCCGCCGACCGCAAGGCGCAGGTCGGGTCCGGGGACAGGTCCGAGCGCATCCGCACCTACAACTTCCCGCAAGGCAGGATGACCGATCACCGCATCAACCTGACGCTGTATTCGCTGGACAGGATCATGGGCGGCGATCTGGCCGAGATCATCGACGCGCTGGTCGCGCAGGACCAGGCCGAGAAGCTGGCGGCGCTGGAGGCGGGGGCGTGA
- the rsmA gene encoding 16S rRNA (adenine(1518)-N(6)/adenine(1519)-N(6))-dimethyltransferase RsmA, translated as MATIDGLPPLRDVIAAHELSAKKQLGQNFLLDLNLTAKIARLAGDLAGHDVLEVGPGPGGLTRGLLAEGARHVVAVEKDARCLPALAEIAAAYPGRLTVLHGDALEMDLAPHLAAPWKVAANLPYNVGTELLVRWLTPAVWPPQWSSLTLMFQKEVAERIVARPGSKAYGRLALLAQWRCEARIVMSLPPEAFTPAPKVHSAVVHLTALPAPRFEADGAVLNRIVAAGFNQRRKMLRVSLKGVAPGIEAKLEAAGIPPTARAEEIGLEAFCLLARIVAAG; from the coding sequence ATGGCCACGATCGACGGGCTGCCGCCGCTGCGCGACGTGATTGCGGCGCATGAGCTGAGCGCGAAGAAGCAGCTTGGCCAGAACTTCCTCCTGGACCTGAACCTGACCGCCAAGATCGCGCGGCTGGCCGGGGATCTGGCCGGGCATGACGTGCTGGAGGTCGGCCCCGGCCCCGGCGGGCTTACACGCGGCCTGCTGGCCGAGGGTGCGCGCCATGTGGTCGCGGTGGAAAAGGACGCGCGCTGCCTGCCGGCGCTGGCCGAGATCGCGGCAGCCTATCCCGGGCGGCTGACCGTTCTGCACGGCGACGCGCTGGAGATGGACCTTGCGCCGCATCTGGCTGCGCCCTGGAAGGTCGCGGCGAACCTGCCCTACAATGTCGGCACCGAACTGCTGGTGCGCTGGCTGACGCCTGCCGTCTGGCCGCCGCAATGGTCGAGCCTGACCCTGATGTTCCAGAAGGAAGTCGCCGAGCGGATCGTGGCCCGGCCCGGTTCCAAGGCCTATGGGCGTCTCGCGCTGCTGGCGCAATGGCGCTGCGAGGCACGGATCGTGATGAGCCTGCCGCCCGAGGCCTTCACCCCCGCGCCCAAGGTGCATTCGGCGGTGGTGCATCTGACCGCCCTGCCCGCGCCGCGCTTCGAGGCGGATGGCGCTGTGCTGAACCGCATCGTCGCGGCGGGCTTCAACCAGCGCCGCAAGATGCTGCGCGTCAGCCTGAAGGGCGTGGCCCCGGGCATCGAGGCCAAGCTGGAAGCGGCGGGGATCCCGCCCACCGCCCGCGCCGAAGAGATCGGGCTGGAGGCCTTCTGCCTGCTGGCGCGGATCGTCGCGGCGGGCTGA